In the Paralichthys olivaceus isolate ysfri-2021 chromosome 17, ASM2471397v2, whole genome shotgun sequence genome, one interval contains:
- the eef1a1l3 gene encoding elongation factor 1-alpha-like has protein sequence MVKEKTHVNLVVIGHVDSGKSTTTGHLVYKCGGIDQRKLEKFEKAAAQMGKSSFKFAWVLDKLKAERERGITIDISLLKFNTQKYTMTVIDAPGHRDFIKNMITGTSQADVALLVVSAAKGEFEAGVSRSGQTREHALLAYTLGVKQIIVCVNKMDLSEPPYCQKRFDEVVRGVSGFLKKIGYDPVTVPFVPISGWTGENMITATQKMPWFQGWKVRRRDGNSSGKTLLEVLDSIQPPVRTINKPLRLPLQDVYKIGGVGTVPVGKIETGVLKPGMTLMFSPAKLTAEVKSIEMHHQGMQTALPGHNVGFNIKNVAVKNLRRGDVAGNAQQDPPQDVSSFEAQVIILNHPGKVKAGYSPVLDCHTAHVTCRFAELKEKLDRRTGKKLEDQPQALVSGDAATVKLVPIKPMCVESFFTYPPLGRFAARDLKQTVAVGVIKSVVKDHGSKPLKAQVCK, from the exons ATGGTAAAAGAGAAGACTCACGTTAACCTGGTGGTCATTGGCCACGTCGACAGTGGCAAGTCAACCACCACCGGACACCTGGTCTACAAATGTGGAGGCATCGATCAGCGGAAGCTGGAGAAGTTTGAGAAGGCGGCTGCACAG aTGGGGAAGAGCTCCTTCAAATTTGCCTGGGTGCTGGACAAGCTGAAGGCTGAGAGGGAGCGTGGAATCACCATTGATATTTCACTGCTGAAATTTAACACACAGAAGTACACCATGACAGTAATTGACGCTCCGGGCCACCGAGACTTCATCAAGAACATGATAACTGGAACATCACAG GCTGATGTAGCCCTCCTGGTGGTCTCTGCAGCTAAAGGAGAGTTTGAGGCCGGTGTATCAAGAAGTGGTCAGACCAGGGAGCACGCCCTGCTGGCCTACACTCTGGGTGTCAAACAAATCATTGTCTGTGTGAACAAAATGGATCTGTCTGAGCCCCCTTACTGCCAGAAACGCTTTGACGAAGTGGTGCGAGGCGTGAGCGGCTTCCTCAAGAAGATTGGGTACGACCCTGTGACCGTGCCCTTTGTTCCCATCTCTGGCTGGACTGGGGAGAACATGATCACCGCAACCCAGAAG ATGCCCTGGTTCCAAGGCTGGAAGGTCAGACGAAGGGATGGGAACTCAAGTGGGAAAACTCTGCTTGAAGTTCTGGACTCGATTCAGCCTCCTGTGCGCACCATCAACAAGCCTCTACGATTACCTCTGCAGGACGTCTACAAAATTGGAG GAGTTGGGACAGTACCGGTGGGCAAGATTGAAACGGGCGTCCTCAAACCCGGCATGACCCTCATGTTCTCCCCTGCCAAACTCACAGCTGAGGTCAAGTCCATTGAGATGCACCACCAGGGGATGCAGACGGCCCTGCCGGGACACAATGTTGGCTTCAACATTAAGAATGTGGCCGTCAAGAACCTGCGGCGTGGAGACGTGGCCGGCAACGCCCAGCAGGATCCTCCACAAGATGTCAGCAGCTTCGAGGCCCAG GTGATTATCCTGAACCATCCAGGGAAGGTGAAGGCCGGATACTCTCCGGTCCTGGACTGCCACACCGCCCATGTGACCTGTCGCTTTGCTGAGCTGAAGGAGAAGCTCGACCGGCGCACGGGCAAGAAGCTGGAGGACCAGCCCCAGGCCTTGGTGTCTGGAGATGCTGCCACAGTCAAACTGGTTCCCATCAAGCCCATGTGTGTGGAGAGCTTCTTCACATATCCTCCCTTAG GTCGCTTTGCAGCCAGAGACCTGAAGCAGACAGTCGCTGTCGGGGTCATCAAGTCAGTGGTGAAGGACCATGGGTCTAAACCGCTCAAAGCCCAAGTGTGTAAATAA